A stretch of DNA from Promicromonospora sukumoe:
CGACGCCCATGGGCTTGATCACCGACTACTTCATCGCCGGCTCCGACTCCGAGGCGGCGCGATTTCTCGACGGCGGCGTCTACGGCGCCGGGCTGGACGCCGACGACCTCCAGGAGGCCAAGGGCATCGACCCGTTCATCATGCTCCGGACGCTGGAGGCGACGCTGACCGGTCAGCCGTACGACGAGATCGCGGAGGACCAGGGCGACCCCGTCGGCCTGGGCGACGACGGCGGGTCCGGCGTCGTGCGGGTGCGCGGCGTGCTCACCACGGCCCTCGCCGACCTGGCGCCGGGCCGCGTGGCGGAGGTCGCCGCGACCTGGGGACGCACCGAGGAGTTCGGTCCGGACGCGGACGCCGAGGGTCCCGTCGAGTTCCTCACGGGTCTGTCGGCGCTCGGCCGCCGCGCGATGACCCGGGGCGGGGACCTGTACTGCTGGTTCTCCGTCTGACCTGCTGGTTCTCCGTCTGAGAGCAGGGACCGTTCAGCGCAGGGCACGTTCACCGCAGGGCGGCGAGCACCCGGGCGCAGCGGGGCGGGTCCTCGGTGAGGCCGTTCTCCAGCCCCCAGACCCAGTAGTCCGTGACGCGCCACCGCGCCCACGCCCGGGCCAGCCCGTCGTCGAGCCCTGCGGCCTCGACCAGCACGTCGAACCAGCGGGGTATCTCGTGGTCGGCCATCTCGTCGACGCGGTGCCAGAGCACGTTCACCGCGGTCCGCTCCGCGTCGCCGCGCCGCAGCACGGGGTCGACGACGCACCACCGGCCGTCCCGGTCGCGCAGCACCTGGTCGAAGTGCAGGTCGGCGTTCACCGCGAGGGGCTCCCGGTCACCGGCGAGGATCACGTCCGCGGCGTCGGCGGCCCGGACCAGGACGGACTCGTCGAAGGGCCGGCCCAGCCGTTCCCAGGCAGGCCGCAGGCCCGGCGTCAGTGCGGCCACGTCGTCCGCCGTGTGCCCGACGCCGGACGCGACCCCGTCGTCGGCGGGGACCGCGAGGCGGCGTGCGGTCCGGCCGATCTCGGGGAGAGCGACGTCCAGGGGCTCGTCGGCGAGGGTGCGGTTCGGATCGAGCCGGTCCAGGAGCAGGACGCCGGCCGCGGTGTCCGCCGCGAGCTCCTCCACGACGCCCTGGCCGCGCCAGAACTCCAGCGCGACCGAGAGCGCTGCGGTGTCGTCGCCCGGCGGCGTCAGCCGGAGCGCGGCCGGCGTCCCCGCCCGACGTACGGGGACGACCAGGGCGTTCGAGCCGTGCACGGGCGGCCCGTCCACAGTCAGTCGCCAGCGCCGGCACCAGGTGTCGACGAGGCCCGGGAGGTCGGACAGCCAGCGCTGCTCCGCCGGCGTCGCCGTCCACCAGCGCGGCATCGCGAGGAAGGACGCGGGGACCTCGACCATGCCGAGACCGTACAGCAGGGGCTCAGGACCCCGCCGCCTCCGCGAGCAGCGCGTGCCGGTTGGTCCGCACGAACGCCTTGAGCGCGGTGGGCACCAGGTCGACGCCCGCGAGCGCCCGCTCGTCGTGCAGGTCCACGTGCTCGACGTCGTAGGTGCCGCGCATCGGCTCCTGGAACTCCGGGCCGGAGCGCAGCGTCAGGTCCATCGAGACGACCCGGGCGAGGAAGTAGTGGCTCACGGCGACCCCGGCGTCCTTGGGCTGGGAGGCCAGGAACACCTGCCGGACGACCTTCGCCGTGGCGCCGAGCTCCTCCAGGAGCTCCCGGCGCAGCGCGTCCTCGACCGAGGCGTCCTTCGGCTCGACGGCGCCGCCCGGCGTGACCCAGTAGGGAGCGCGTCCCGGGACGGTGCGCTTGATGAGCACGAGGCGCCCCTCGGCGTCGAGCAGGATCGCGCGCGCCGCCTGCCGCACCACGACCGGCGGCACGACGGCGGGGACGTCGTCGACGACGGGTGCCTGCCGCAGGTACCCCTCGAACAGCGGGCCGCCGGCGGCGTCCAGGGTGCTCCGGGCGACGTCGACCATGGCCTGGTCGTCGTAGCGGGCGGTCACCCAGCGGGCCGCGAACCCGGGGTCCCAGGCGCGCAGCTCGCGCAGGAGCCACTTGCCGCCGCCGTCCCAGCGGCCGGCGGCCGCCAGCGCGAGGTGCCCCACGCGCTCCCACAGCACCGACCGCACCACGTCGGCCTCGCCGAGGTCGCGGGCGTAGGACAGGTCGTCCATCAGGTCGGTGACGCCGTACCGCGCGTCCTCCAGCGCCGCCTCCGACGCCGGGCCGGGGCCGGCCTCGACCAGCTCGCGGCACTCGGCCTGCAGCTCGGTGACGAGCTCGGCCGCGCCCGCGACGGGCATGCCGGTGGCGATCATCCGGGCCAGCGTCGGCTTGCGGCGGGCGGTCTCGTTGGCGATGAACCAGCGGTGGCCCGCCTCGGTGTTCACGAACAGCTCGACCGGCCAGCCCCGCCA
This window harbors:
- a CDS encoding NUDIX hydrolase — encoded protein: MDPVADAAALITDRYPDARWALLGGSVLDPGSRTAGSDLDIVVCVPDDAVGHRDSVRWRGWPVELFVNTEAGHRWFIANETARRKPTLARMIATGMPVAGAAELVTELQAECRELVEAGPGPASEAALEDARYGVTDLMDDLSYARDLGEADVVRSVLWERVGHLALAAAGRWDGGGKWLLRELRAWDPGFAARWVTARYDDQAMVDVARSTLDAAGGPLFEGYLRQAPVVDDVPAVVPPVVVRQAARAILLDAEGRLVLIKRTVPGRAPYWVTPGGAVEPKDASVEDALRRELLEELGATAKVVRQVFLASQPKDAGVAVSHYFLARVVSMDLTLRSGPEFQEPMRGTYDVEHVDLHDERALAGVDLVPTALKAFVRTNRHALLAEAAGS
- a CDS encoding aminoglycoside phosphotransferase family protein; translation: MVEVPASFLAMPRWWTATPAEQRWLSDLPGLVDTWCRRWRLTVDGPPVHGSNALVVPVRRAGTPAALRLTPPGDDTAALSVALEFWRGQGVVEELAADTAAGVLLLDRLDPNRTLADEPLDVALPEIGRTARRLAVPADDGVASGVGHTADDVAALTPGLRPAWERLGRPFDESVLVRAADAADVILAGDREPLAVNADLHFDQVLRDRDGRWCVVDPVLRRGDAERTAVNVLWHRVDEMADHEIPRWFDVLVEAAGLDDGLARAWARWRVTDYWVWGLENGLTEDPPRCARVLAALR